One bacterium genomic region harbors:
- the glmM gene encoding phosphoglucosamine mutase yields the protein MQKGSKQYFGTDGIRGLANQGPLDVAEVLRLGEITAEVLSAQFKRRVHIGLGWDTRISSPALAAALSAGLASGNAHVMRFGVIPTPAVSQLTRHYKLDAGIVISASHNAAEDNGIKYFAATGGKFPEKSEAVLEKKLHAARRNHPQTGIQIGTIVDCFGEAARVYTRDLIKRFVDRKLKGLKVAADLANGATCRTVPPVFDALGIKATYLHDQPDGININHHCGSCHLESVIRKVRSGGFQAGLAFDGDGDRVMLIDEKGGVVNGDRILGILAMHYARKGQLAKRTVVSTVMSNLGLELYLKEKKIHLLRTTVGDRYVSQAMEKKGLVLGGEQSGHILLPRLSQTGDGLLTALEVLDVMKATNRPLSALAGGWRDFPQLLVNIPVKRRPDLMKIKQVSDEVKASKKALKDRGRVNLRYSGTEALARVMVEAETGEQAELWAHRIGDAVAAKIGHGKRRIITWLTSV from the coding sequence ATGCAAAAAGGGAGTAAACAATATTTTGGAACGGATGGGATCCGCGGGTTGGCGAATCAGGGTCCTTTGGATGTGGCGGAAGTGCTCCGCTTAGGCGAGATCACAGCCGAGGTTTTGTCCGCGCAATTTAAGCGGCGGGTGCATATCGGTCTGGGATGGGATACCCGGATTTCTTCACCCGCACTGGCTGCGGCGCTCAGCGCCGGGTTGGCCAGCGGCAATGCGCATGTGATGCGTTTTGGTGTGATTCCCACACCGGCGGTGTCTCAATTGACACGTCATTACAAGCTGGATGCAGGGATTGTTATATCAGCGTCACATAATGCCGCGGAAGATAATGGGATCAAATATTTTGCCGCCACCGGCGGGAAATTTCCGGAAAAAAGCGAGGCGGTTTTAGAAAAAAAACTGCACGCAGCCAGGCGGAATCATCCCCAAACCGGTATCCAAATAGGGACCATTGTTGATTGTTTTGGCGAGGCAGCCCGGGTGTATACCCGGGATTTGATCAAGCGTTTTGTTGACCGGAAATTAAAGGGGCTCAAGGTGGCGGCGGACCTTGCCAATGGCGCTACCTGTCGTACGGTGCCACCGGTGTTTGATGCCTTGGGTATCAAGGCCACCTATTTGCACGATCAGCCCGATGGGATCAATATCAATCACCATTGCGGGTCCTGCCATCTGGAAAGCGTGATCCGGAAAGTCCGCTCTGGTGGATTCCAGGCCGGTCTGGCGTTTGACGGTGATGGTGACCGGGTCATGCTTATTGATGAAAAAGGCGGGGTGGTCAATGGCGACCGTATTTTAGGGATCCTGGCAATGCATTACGCCCGGAAAGGGCAGCTGGCCAAACGGACTGTGGTCTCGACTGTGATGAGTAATTTGGGGCTGGAACTTTATTTAAAAGAAAAAAAGATCCATCTGTTGCGTACCACGGTAGGGGACCGCTATGTTTCTCAAGCGATGGAGAAAAAAGGATTGGTTTTGGGCGGAGAACAGTCCGGGCATATTTTACTGCCGCGTTTAAGCCAGACAGGGGATGGACTGCTGACCGCACTGGAAGTCTTGGATGTGATGAAAGCAACCAACCGGCCACTCTCGGCATTGGCAGGCGGATGGCGTGATTTTCCGCAACTACTGGTTAATATCCCGGTAAAGCGCCGCCCGGATTTAATGAAAATCAAGCAAGTAAGCGACGAGGTTAAAGCCTCAAAAAAAGCGCTTAAAGACCGCGGCCGGGTCAACCTGCGTTATTCCGGAACCGAAGCTTTGGCGCGTGTCATGGTGGAAGCTGAGACCGGTGAGCAGGCCGAGCTGTGGGCGCATCGTATCGGTGATGCCGTGGCTGCCAAAATCGGCCACGGCAAAAGGAGGATCATCACATGGCTAACCTCTGTGTAA
- a CDS encoding pyridoxine 5'-phosphate synthase, producing MANLCVNIDHIATLRQARKELEPDPIAAAVLVEQAGGEGITVHLREDRRHIQDRDVFLLREIVKTKLNLEMAATPEMVEIATKIKPEECTLVPEKREELTTEGGLDVANQLAKLQPMILRLQRAGITVSLFIDPTPEQITAGAEAGANFVELHTGAYARAKKEADIRKEFQLLVVGARLAQEKGLRVNAGHGLTYQNVAPVAGIAGIEDLNIGHNIIARSALVGIDCAVRDMLDLVK from the coding sequence ATGGCTAACCTCTGTGTAAATATTGATCATATTGCAACCTTGCGCCAGGCGCGTAAGGAATTGGAACCGGACCCGATTGCCGCGGCTGTTTTGGTGGAGCAAGCCGGCGGGGAAGGGATTACGGTGCATTTGCGGGAAGACCGGCGGCACATCCAGGATCGTGATGTTTTTTTATTGCGCGAAATTGTGAAAACCAAACTTAATCTTGAGATGGCGGCCACGCCTGAAATGGTTGAAATTGCGACAAAAATTAAACCGGAGGAATGCACTTTGGTTCCGGAAAAACGCGAGGAACTTACCACGGAGGGCGGTTTGGATGTTGCCAATCAATTGGCAAAGCTGCAACCTATGATTTTACGTCTTCAAAGAGCCGGGATAACGGTTTCTTTGTTTATTGATCCTACGCCGGAGCAGATTACTGCCGGCGCAGAGGCAGGTGCCAACTTTGTAGAATTACATACCGGCGCCTATGCCCGGGCGAAAAAAGAGGCGGATATTCGGAAAGAATTTCAGCTGCTTGTCGTTGGTGCGCGTTTGGCACAGGAAAAAGGATTGCGTGTCAATGCGGGTCACGGATTGACCTACCAGAATGTGGCCCCGGTGGCGGGGATTGCCGGGATCGAAGATTTGAATATCGGTCATAATATTATTGCGCGTTCAGCGCTGGTCGGAATTGATTGTGCGGTACGGGATATGCTGGATTTGGTGAAATGA
- the lepB gene encoding signal peptidase I, which yields MWEWIKTAEAAELIFYGLLVGLSLAQILLRYVFKINPKSILMEYVDSGFIAIILALVIRTLFIQAFKIPSGSMESTLLIGDHLLVNKFIYGTQIPFTDKTILKIRDPKRGDIIVFKYPENPRRDFIKRCVGKSGDIIEVKNKILYVNGDPQSEGYVAFRDMRVFPPEVSPRDNFGPVTVPAEAYFMMGDNRDYSADSRFWGFLPKKLIKGKALVIYWPFTRWRIIR from the coding sequence ATGTGGGAGTGGATTAAAACTGCGGAAGCGGCAGAGTTGATTTTTTATGGATTGCTCGTGGGTCTGAGCCTGGCGCAAATTTTGTTGCGGTATGTTTTTAAAATAAATCCTAAAAGTATCCTTATGGAATATGTTGATTCGGGATTTATTGCCATTATTTTGGCGCTGGTGATTCGCACACTTTTTATCCAGGCATTCAAAATTCCTTCCGGGTCAATGGAGAGTACGCTTTTAATCGGCGATCATCTGCTGGTGAATAAATTCATTTACGGAACACAAATTCCATTTACCGATAAAACGATTCTCAAAATTCGCGACCCCAAGCGCGGCGATATTATTGTTTTTAAATACCCGGAAAATCCGCGGCGTGATTTTATCAAGCGTTGTGTGGGAAAATCCGGTGATATTATTGAGGTGAAAAATAAAATACTCTATGTAAACGGTGACCCGCAATCTGAAGGGTATGTTGCTTTTCGGGATATGCGCGTTTTTCCGCCGGAAGTAAGTCCGCGGGATAATTTCGGACCGGTCACGGTGCCGGCGGAGGCTTACTTTATGATGGGGGATAACCGTGATTATTCCGCAGATTCACGTTTTTGGGGATTTTTACCGAAAAAGCTCATTAAAGGCAAAGCACTGGTTATTTATTGGCCGTTTACGCGCTGGCGAATCATCCGCTAG
- the hemW gene encoding radical SAM family heme chaperone HemW, which translates to MKSIYIHVPFCRAKCPYCDFSSGPATDAEEINDYFAALEKEIAFRVQGTCASIFFGGGTPSLVPVEKITHSLKKITDVMQIPGNTEITLEVNPATVDEEKLRQYKSAGINRISLGVQSTQDRQLNLLGRYHSSSQAYEAFQMIRHVGFENISCDIIYGLPDQSLADFQNDMETITAWQPEHFSLYVLSVEEKTPLYEKISTGELPMPDDDVAADMLAWSRNFLEEKGYFQYELCSFSKKGKQCRHNLGYWNDNPYIGLGTSAHSFIEGIRSWNTLSLQAYNQMTHSKGEARVGQEALDDKGRVAESILLRLRLTEGLKKKDYQGKSPFWEKDFIPILKKFEMQGLVTFDSASIRLTKKGMLLSDIVFRELL; encoded by the coding sequence ATGAAAAGCATTTATATCCATGTTCCTTTTTGTCGGGCGAAGTGTCCTTATTGCGATTTTTCTTCCGGCCCGGCAACCGATGCAGAAGAAATAAACGACTATTTTGCGGCACTGGAAAAAGAAATTGCATTCCGGGTGCAAGGAACATGCGCCTCGATTTTTTTTGGCGGGGGGACACCCTCGCTGGTTCCGGTGGAAAAAATCACGCATAGTTTGAAAAAAATTACGGATGTCATGCAAATTCCCGGCAATACCGAGATCACCCTGGAAGTCAATCCGGCAACCGTTGACGAAGAGAAGCTCCGGCAGTATAAATCTGCAGGGATCAACCGGATTTCACTCGGCGTTCAAAGTACACAAGACAGACAATTAAACCTTTTGGGAAGATATCATTCCAGCAGCCAAGCGTATGAGGCATTTCAAATGATCCGGCACGTTGGTTTTGAAAATATTTCATGCGATATTATCTATGGATTGCCGGACCAGAGTCTGGCTGATTTTCAAAATGATATGGAAACAATCACAGCGTGGCAGCCGGAACACTTTTCTTTATATGTACTTAGCGTGGAAGAAAAAACTCCTTTGTATGAAAAAATTTCTACAGGCGAACTTCCCATGCCCGACGATGATGTTGCGGCGGATATGCTTGCCTGGTCACGGAATTTTTTAGAAGAAAAAGGTTATTTTCAGTATGAATTGTGTAGTTTTTCGAAAAAAGGGAAGCAATGCAGGCATAATCTTGGTTATTGGAACGATAATCCTTATATCGGGCTGGGTACTTCAGCCCATTCTTTTATCGAGGGGATCCGTTCCTGGAATACACTCTCTTTGCAAGCGTATAATCAAATGACGCATTCCAAAGGTGAGGCCCGCGTTGGCCAGGAAGCGCTTGACGATAAGGGACGTGTCGCTGAAAGCATTTTATTAAGACTGCGTCTGACAGAAGGATTGAAAAAGAAAGACTATCAAGGAAAGTCTCCGTTTTGGGAAAAAGACTTTATTCCGATTTTAAAAAAATTTGAAATGCAAGGCTTGGTAACCTTTGATTCAGCCTCAATAAGGCTGACAAAAAAGGGCATGCTGCTTTCAGATATTGTTTTTAGAGAGCTTCTTTAA
- a CDS encoding HU family DNA-binding protein, with product MTKVELIDKVAEGLGLPKREIEKMLEKLISTIQNALKAGQKVSVAGLGTFVVKEKKARIARNPKTGESVNVPAKKAPKFRPGKELKEIVQ from the coding sequence ATGACAAAAGTTGAATTGATTGATAAAGTGGCCGAAGGTTTGGGTCTGCCCAAGCGCGAAATTGAAAAAATGTTGGAAAAACTTATTTCTACCATCCAAAATGCGCTTAAAGCCGGGCAGAAAGTTTCTGTAGCAGGATTGGGAACGTTTGTTGTCAAAGAGAAAAAAGCCAGAATTGCGCGTAATCCTAAAACAGGCGAGTCTGTCAATGTGCCTGCGAAAAAAGCGCCCAAATTTCGTCCTGGCAAAGAACTTAAAGAGATTGTTCAATAA
- a CDS encoding glycosyltransferase family 2 protein — MNYPTLSVIIPAYNEERTIAEIIYRVRAVEIEKEIIVVNDGSKDKTADILEGLKDQDLKIITLPGNSGKGGAIREGFKHAKNEVVIIQDADLEYDPQDYYDLMVPFIKDEADVVYGSRFITAKYRRIHFYWHYVANQLLTTLCNMMCNLNLSDMETCYKAFRREHIQSIKLYEKRFGIEPEMTIKLAKKGLRFYEAGISYHGRSYEEGKKISLKDAFRAVYCIVKYGLFSS, encoded by the coding sequence ATGAATTATCCAACACTATCAGTCATTATACCGGCTTACAATGAAGAAAGAACAATTGCCGAGATAATCTATCGCGTCAGGGCAGTTGAGATTGAAAAAGAAATCATTGTGGTCAATGACGGCTCAAAAGACAAAACCGCTGATATTTTAGAAGGGCTCAAGGATCAGGATTTGAAAATAATCACCCTGCCTGGAAATTCCGGAAAAGGCGGAGCGATTCGTGAAGGGTTTAAACATGCTAAAAATGAAGTGGTGATTATTCAGGATGCGGATCTTGAGTATGATCCGCAGGATTACTATGATTTAATGGTGCCGTTTATAAAGGATGAAGCCGATGTGGTTTATGGCAGCCGGTTTATAACCGCCAAATACCGCCGGATTCATTTTTACTGGCATTATGTGGCGAATCAATTATTGACCACGCTTTGCAATATGATGTGTAATCTTAATTTGTCGGATATGGAGACCTGTTATAAAGCATTCAGAAGGGAACATATTCAGAGCATCAAACTCTATGAAAAACGCTTTGGGATTGAACCGGAAATGACGATTAAACTGGCTAAAAAAGGTTTGCGGTTTTACGAAGCAGGCATATCTTATCATGGTCGTTCATATGAAGAAGGAAAGAAGATAAGCCTGAAAGATGCGTTTCGGGCTGTGTATTGTATAGTTAAGTACGGACTTTTTTCATCATAG
- the glmS gene encoding glutamine--fructose-6-phosphate transaminase (isomerizing): MCGIVGYVGHRNSVPILLDGLQRLEYRGYDSAGLAVISKGKLTLRRSEGKLYKLVRLVEKAPMTAVTGVGHTRWATHGRPNEDNAHPHTNNKGTLAVVHNGIVENDRGLHKELEKQGYCFLSDTDTEVFAHLIDKYYRGKVPLETAVRRAVARIKGTFALAVVSQREPGKLVAARRGSPLILGIGKQENFIASDIPALLPHTRDVLFVQDEEIAVLTDKGIKLMTTQGKRVRRKPTHITWNAIQAEKGGYKHFMLKEIYEQPQVVEDTIRGRVEGLGGKIVLGDAEIPLAFLKQMKKVFIIACGTSWHAGQVGKFLIESMAKIPTEVDFASEFRYRTPLVDAHSLVVLISQSGETADTLAALHEARRRKAHTLCICNVVGSTMTRDAHETLYTHAGPEIGVASTKAFVAQLTALHLLALYLGQHQKMMTAAAATLHMDHLRQVPRLIEAILKQENIIEKIAEELYKRKDFLYLGRGINYPIALEGALKLKEISYIHAEGYPAGEMKHGPIALIDGRMPVVAIANQSSVLEKIMNNIEEVKSRNGSVLAIVTRSNREIKRRVDWVIEIPAVAESISPLITVIPLQLLAYHIAVLRGADVDQPRNLAKSVTVE, from the coding sequence ATGTGCGGGATTGTTGGATATGTGGGGCACCGTAATTCGGTTCCGATTTTGCTGGATGGGTTGCAAAGACTGGAATACCGGGGATATGACTCGGCCGGGTTGGCAGTCATTTCCAAAGGCAAGCTGACGCTGCGGCGGAGTGAAGGGAAATTGTATAAGCTGGTGCGCTTGGTGGAAAAAGCGCCGATGACAGCAGTGACAGGTGTGGGGCATACGCGTTGGGCAACTCATGGCCGGCCCAATGAAGACAATGCGCATCCGCATACGAATAATAAGGGAACGCTGGCTGTTGTGCACAACGGTATTGTTGAAAATGACCGCGGTTTGCATAAAGAACTTGAGAAGCAGGGCTATTGTTTTCTTTCAGATACGGATACGGAAGTGTTTGCCCATTTGATTGATAAATATTATCGCGGCAAGGTGCCGCTGGAAACAGCAGTCCGCCGGGCTGTGGCACGCATCAAGGGGACCTTTGCCTTGGCAGTGGTCAGCCAGCGTGAACCGGGAAAATTGGTCGCCGCCCGCCGCGGCAGTCCTTTGATCCTGGGGATCGGCAAGCAGGAAAATTTTATTGCCTCTGATATACCTGCGCTGCTGCCGCATACCCGCGATGTTTTATTTGTACAGGATGAAGAAATTGCGGTCCTGACAGACAAGGGCATTAAGCTTATGACCACGCAAGGCAAACGGGTGCGCCGCAAGCCAACCCATATTACCTGGAATGCCATCCAGGCGGAAAAAGGCGGGTATAAACATTTCATGCTCAAGGAAATTTATGAGCAACCCCAAGTGGTGGAAGACACGATTCGGGGACGGGTGGAAGGGCTGGGTGGGAAAATTGTCCTGGGTGATGCGGAAATTCCGTTGGCGTTTCTAAAACAAATGAAAAAAGTTTTTATTATTGCCTGCGGAACATCCTGGCATGCCGGTCAAGTGGGCAAGTTTCTGATTGAGAGTATGGCAAAAATTCCGACTGAGGTGGATTTTGCCTCGGAGTTTCGCTACCGGACACCTTTGGTGGATGCGCATAGTCTGGTGGTTTTAATCAGCCAGTCCGGTGAAACCGCAGATACCCTGGCGGCATTGCATGAAGCCCGGCGCCGCAAGGCACACACCCTGTGCATTTGCAATGTGGTGGGATCGACCATGACCCGGGATGCACACGAAACATTGTACACTCATGCCGGGCCGGAAATCGGTGTGGCTTCGACCAAGGCATTTGTGGCACAACTAACAGCACTGCATTTGCTGGCACTGTACCTGGGACAGCATCAAAAGATGATGACAGCCGCTGCGGCAACGCTGCATATGGACCATCTGCGTCAAGTCCCGCGTCTGATTGAGGCGATCCTGAAACAGGAAAACATTATTGAGAAAATCGCCGAAGAGCTCTACAAGCGCAAAGATTTTTTATATCTCGGACGCGGGATCAACTATCCGATTGCTTTGGAAGGCGCTTTGAAGCTCAAGGAGATATCTTATATTCATGCGGAAGGTTACCCGGCCGGTGAGATGAAACATGGTCCGATTGCATTGATTGACGGACGCATGCCGGTCGTGGCGATTGCCAATCAATCATCGGTTTTGGAAAAGATCATGAATAATATTGAGGAAGTGAAAAGCCGCAACGGTTCCGTACTGGCGATCGTGACCCGCAGCAACCGTGAGATTAAGCGGCGTGTGGATTGGGTGATTGAGATTCCGGCGGTGGCGGAGTCGATTAGTCCTTTGATTACAGTCATTCCCTTACAGTTGCTGGCCTATCACATCGCTGTGTTGCGGGGTGCGGATGTGGACCAGCCGCGTAATTTGGCCAAGAGTGTCACCGTGGAATAG
- a CDS encoding secondary thiamine-phosphate synthase enzyme YjbQ gives MVSQLMEINVATRQRVEMIDVTSLVKKHLSETGIQAGMLVAHVLHTTAGLTVNENADPDVLHDLLLQLETLAPNRREFRHGEGNSDAHVKSSLVGCSLTLPVAHGVPVLGTWQGIYFCEFDGPRQRKLVLRVMGD, from the coding sequence ATGGTTAGTCAACTGATGGAAATCAATGTCGCAACCCGGCAGCGGGTGGAAATGATTGATGTCACCAGTCTGGTTAAGAAACATTTAAGCGAGACCGGAATTCAAGCCGGCATGCTGGTGGCACATGTGCTGCATACCACGGCCGGACTTACGGTGAATGAAAATGCAGATCCGGATGTGCTGCATGATCTCTTGCTTCAGCTGGAAACCCTGGCACCCAACCGGCGTGAATTTCGGCACGGCGAGGGCAATTCCGATGCGCATGTTAAATCATCCCTGGTGGGCTGCTCATTGACATTGCCGGTGGCGCACGGTGTACCGGTACTGGGGACCTGGCAGGGGATTTATTTTTGTGAGTTTGACGGACCACGGCAGCGCAAACTTGTACTCCGCGTCATGGGAGACTAA
- the lepA gene encoding translation elongation factor 4: MSNPMIRNFSIIAHIDHGKSTLADRILEFTQTVAKRDMREQLLDDMDLERERGITIKAKAVRLKYRHPDGQVYQFNLIDTPGHVDFNYEVSRSLSACEGALLVVDAAQGIEAQTLSNAELAVLQDLILIPVLNKIDLPAARPEEIKQQIEDVLQIPGEEAIAASAKTGVGTQEILQAIVNKVPAPGGDENAILKALVFDSHFDTYRGVIVYIRVMDGRIKKGMTVRMLSTQTAYEIDEVGVFTPASVPVDVLSAGEVGYMIAGIKTISDVNVGDTVTDDVKPTTEPLSGFLEVKPMVFCGLFPIEAGEFENLRTALNKLKLNDASLFFEPENSAALGFGFRCGFLGLLHMEIIQERLEREFDLDLIATAPSVVFRVNQTDGTVVRVDNPAKLPAPGKIESIEEPYMFVTILVPSEFVGAVMQLSQEKRGTYQNTEYIDATRVKITYQLPLIEVISDFFDQLKSRTRGYASMDYEPSGYRKEKMVKVDILVNKEPVDALSFMCHRDFAEARGRSLTEKLRKIIPRQQFEVPIQAAIGAKVIARESIRAVRKDVTARCYGGDITRKRKLLEKQKEGKRRMKHVGNVEIPQAAFLAVLKLDE, from the coding sequence ATGTCAAATCCGATGATTAGAAATTTCAGTATTATTGCCCATATTGATCATGGCAAATCAACCCTGGCAGACCGTATTTTAGAGTTCACCCAGACAGTTGCCAAGCGCGATATGCGTGAGCAGCTTCTGGATGATATGGATCTGGAACGGGAGCGGGGCATCACCATCAAAGCCAAAGCGGTACGATTGAAATACCGTCATCCCGATGGGCAGGTGTATCAGTTCAATCTGATTGATACACCCGGCCATGTGGATTTTAATTATGAAGTGAGCCGTTCTTTGTCAGCATGTGAAGGTGCCTTGCTGGTGGTCGATGCCGCCCAAGGCATTGAGGCCCAGACACTTTCTAATGCTGAGCTGGCGGTTTTACAAGATTTGATATTGATCCCGGTGCTGAATAAAATTGATCTGCCGGCGGCCCGGCCGGAAGAAATTAAGCAGCAGATAGAGGATGTATTGCAAATCCCGGGGGAAGAAGCTATTGCGGCATCAGCTAAGACCGGTGTTGGGACACAGGAGATTTTGCAGGCGATTGTGAATAAAGTCCCGGCACCCGGCGGTGATGAGAATGCAATTTTAAAAGCGCTGGTATTTGATTCTCACTTTGATACCTATCGCGGCGTGATTGTCTATATTCGTGTGATGGATGGTAGAATTAAAAAAGGCATGACTGTACGCATGCTTTCGACGCAGACCGCTTATGAAATTGATGAGGTGGGTGTGTTTACCCCCGCGTCAGTGCCGGTGGATGTGCTTTCAGCCGGTGAAGTTGGATACATGATTGCCGGGATTAAAACAATTTCCGATGTTAATGTAGGGGATACTGTCACAGATGACGTCAAACCAACAACCGAACCGTTGTCCGGGTTTCTTGAAGTCAAACCCATGGTGTTTTGCGGATTATTTCCCATCGAGGCGGGAGAGTTTGAAAATTTGCGCACAGCATTGAACAAGCTCAAACTCAATGACGCCTCTTTGTTTTTTGAACCGGAAAATTCGGCAGCACTGGGATTTGGATTCCGTTGTGGGTTTCTGGGTCTTTTGCATATGGAGATTATTCAGGAACGCCTCGAGCGGGAATTTGATCTTGATCTGATTGCGACGGCGCCCTCGGTGGTTTTTCGGGTCAATCAAACAGACGGCACAGTAGTCCGCGTAGACAATCCGGCCAAATTGCCGGCACCGGGAAAGATCGAGTCCATTGAAGAACCTTATATGTTTGTCACTATTTTGGTGCCTTCCGAATTTGTGGGTGCTGTGATGCAGCTTTCTCAGGAAAAACGCGGGACGTACCAGAATACGGAGTATATTGATGCTACCCGGGTCAAGATTACGTATCAGTTACCTTTGATTGAGGTGATTTCGGATTTTTTTGATCAGCTTAAGTCGCGTACCCGGGGCTATGCCAGTATGGATTATGAGCCCTCGGGATATCGCAAGGAAAAAATGGTCAAAGTGGATATCCTGGTCAACAAAGAGCCGGTGGATGCACTTTCTTTTATGTGTCACCGCGATTTTGCTGAAGCGCGCGGCCGCAGTCTGACAGAGAAACTACGCAAAATAATTCCGCGCCAGCAATTTGAGGTACCGATTCAAGCGGCGATTGGCGCCAAAGTCATTGCCCGCGAATCGATCCGGGCGGTACGCAAAGATGTGACTGCCAGATGTTATGGCGGTGATATTACACGGAAACGCAAATTACTGGAAAAGCAAAAAGAAGGCAAACGGCGGATGAAACATGTCGGCAATGTTGAAATTCCTCAGGCGGCATTCCTGGCGGTGTTGAAGCTGGATGAATGA